From Deltaproteobacteria bacterium, the proteins below share one genomic window:
- a CDS encoding ribonuclease Z: MKSAFVPRLVNGPFGDPGLYVSQRWRGRALQFDLGRIDRIPPGDLLRITHVFVSHTHIDHFIGFDHLLRVFLARSAHLQFFGPPGIIANVRGKLAGYTWNLVDGYEFVVTVHEVGLDQRIRWVRLPATTGFQVDGEGEWSFESELAPLVAEPHFTVHAVRLDHRIPCLGFAVREARHLNVRTDELDRLGIPPGPWLAEMKAAIRAGAADDAPVVATWRENGTQQQRTFRLDALREQLIAETPGQGIAYVTDAVFNQHNAARIALLAHDADVFYCESLFVDADREQASRRYHMTARQAGTLARMAGAKRLEVFHFSPRYEGDAELLRREAAATFAGELAEDVPDR; the protein is encoded by the coding sequence GTGAAAAGTGCGTTCGTTCCGCGGTTGGTGAATGGGCCGTTCGGCGATCCGGGGCTGTACGTGAGTCAGCGCTGGCGCGGGCGCGCGTTGCAGTTCGATCTTGGCCGTATCGATCGCATTCCGCCGGGCGACTTGCTGCGCATCACGCACGTGTTCGTGTCGCACACTCATATCGATCACTTCATCGGCTTCGATCATTTGCTGCGGGTGTTCCTCGCCCGCAGCGCGCACCTGCAGTTCTTCGGGCCGCCCGGGATCATTGCCAACGTGCGCGGCAAGCTCGCCGGCTACACGTGGAACCTGGTCGACGGCTACGAATTTGTGGTGACGGTTCATGAAGTCGGACTCGACCAACGCATCCGCTGGGTGCGGCTGCCGGCAACCACGGGTTTTCAGGTGGATGGCGAGGGTGAGTGGAGCTTCGAAAGCGAGCTGGCACCGCTGGTAGCCGAGCCGCACTTCACCGTGCACGCCGTGCGACTCGATCATCGCATTCCGTGCCTCGGCTTCGCGGTGCGCGAGGCGCGCCATCTCAATGTCCGCACCGATGAACTTGACCGGCTCGGCATCCCGCCGGGCCCGTGGCTGGCGGAAATGAAGGCCGCTATCCGTGCGGGGGCGGCGGATGACGCACCCGTGGTCGCCACCTGGCGTGAGAACGGCACGCAGCAGCAACGTACGTTTCGGTTGGATGCGCTGCGCGAGCAACTGATCGCCGAAACCCCCGGTCAAGGCATCGCGTACGTCACCGATGCCGTCTTCAATCAGCACAACGCCGCCCGCATCGCGTTGCTCGCGCACGATGCCGACGTGTTCTATTGCGAGTCGCTGTTCGTCGACGCCGATCGCGAACAGGCCAGCCGGCGCTATCACATGACCGCGCGCCAAGCGGGCACGCTGGCGCGCATGGCCGGGGCCAAGCGGCTCGAGGTCTTCCACTTCTCTCCACGCTACGAAGGCGACGCGGAACTGCTGCGCCGTGAGGCGGCCGCTACCTTCGCCGGCGAACTGGCCGAAGACGTCCCCGACCGCTGA
- a CDS encoding DUF2442 domain-containing protein → MDRLPFVVKAEYRGGYRIQVTFDDHSEKTIDFRRWLKGPVFQPLKNRNYFRRFFLDGWTIAWPNGADIAPEALYECVEVSTERGAA, encoded by the coding sequence ATGGACAGACTTCCGTTTGTCGTCAAGGCGGAATATCGAGGTGGTTACCGGATTCAGGTGACCTTCGATGACCATTCCGAGAAGACTATCGATTTTCGACGCTGGCTGAAGGGGCCGGTCTTTCAGCCGCTGAAGAACCGCAACTACTTTCGGCGCTTCTTCCTCGACGGCTGGACGATAGCCTGGCCGAACGGTGCCGACATCGCACCCGAGGCATTGTACGAGTGCGTCGAGGTCAGCACCGAGCGTGGAGCGGCGTAA
- a CDS encoding TIGR03668 family PPOX class F420-dependent oxidoreductase, giving the protein MPLSEEAAAFADAHRVARLATADATGAPHVIPFCYARDNDRFYFVIDDKPKRGAPLQLKRMRNLAINPKVAFVIDDYDDDWQRLAYLLVRGHAIVVDVGEEYDRILAALRVRYPQYRAMPLAFATHPMVRITVQDAHLWRSRASVVSRKSSAATT; this is encoded by the coding sequence ATGCCGCTGTCCGAAGAAGCCGCCGCGTTTGCCGATGCCCATCGAGTGGCGCGTCTCGCCACTGCCGATGCTACCGGTGCGCCTCACGTCATCCCGTTCTGCTATGCGCGCGACAACGATCGTTTCTACTTCGTCATCGACGACAAGCCGAAGCGTGGCGCACCGCTGCAGCTGAAGCGGATGCGCAACCTCGCGATCAATCCAAAGGTGGCGTTCGTCATCGATGACTACGATGACGATTGGCAGCGGCTGGCGTATCTGTTGGTTCGTGGTCACGCCATCGTGGTCGACGTGGGTGAAGAGTATGACCGCATCCTGGCGGCGTTACGCGTCCGCTATCCGCAGTACCGCGCTATGCCGCTGGCATTCGCCACCCATCCGATGGTGCGCATCACCGTGCAGGACGCGCACTTGTGGCGGTCGCGGGCCAGCGTTGTGTCGCGCAAGTCTAGCGCGGCTACAACTTGA
- a CDS encoding alpha/beta hydrolase, whose amino-acid sequence MASQELQMVIDMMRANPFDREASIDQMRAGMEAMAGAMPLAADITREDVSAGGVSAAWISAPGAERDRVILYLHGGGYVVGSINTHKELASRLSRAARARVLVIDYRMGPEHPHPAAVEDAAAAYRWLLTNGTKPSSLAIAGDSAGGGLTVATLVALRDAGVALPAAGVCLSPWVDLEGIGESMTSKAAVDPMVQRDGLLKMAAAYLAGQNPRTPTASPLYANLSGLPPLLIQVGTAETLLDDSTRIAERARKAGVQVTLEPWEDMIHVWQAFAPLLPEGQQAIERIGEFLRQHVQ is encoded by the coding sequence ATGGCGAGCCAAGAGTTGCAGATGGTCATCGACATGATGCGAGCGAACCCGTTCGATCGTGAGGCGTCGATTGATCAAATGCGCGCGGGCATGGAAGCGATGGCGGGCGCCATGCCGCTGGCGGCCGACATCACGCGCGAAGATGTCAGCGCGGGCGGCGTGTCAGCAGCATGGATCAGCGCGCCGGGCGCCGAGCGCGACCGCGTGATTCTGTATCTGCACGGCGGCGGCTACGTGGTCGGCTCGATCAACACGCACAAGGAACTCGCGTCGCGGCTGTCGCGGGCAGCGCGCGCACGAGTCCTGGTCATTGACTACCGAATGGGACCTGAGCACCCGCACCCGGCCGCAGTCGAAGATGCCGCCGCCGCGTATCGCTGGCTGCTCACCAACGGGACGAAGCCGTCGAGTCTCGCGATCGCCGGCGATTCCGCCGGCGGCGGCCTCACCGTCGCCACGCTGGTCGCGCTGCGCGACGCCGGTGTGGCGTTACCCGCGGCGGGTGTCTGCCTTTCTCCGTGGGTCGATCTCGAGGGCATCGGCGAGTCGATGACGTCCAAGGCTGCGGTCGATCCCATGGTCCAGCGCGATGGCTTGCTGAAGATGGCCGCCGCCTATCTCGCCGGCCAGAACCCACGTACACCGACCGCGTCGCCGCTGTACGCCAACCTCAGCGGCCTGCCGCCGCTGCTGATTCAGGTCGGCACCGCGGAAACGCTGCTCGACGATTCGACCCGGATCGCCGAGCGCGCGCGCAAAGCCGGAGTTCAAGTGACACTTGAACCGTGGGAAGACATGATTCACGTGTGGCAAGCCTTCGCGCCGCTGCTGCCCGAGGGCCAGCAAGCCATCGAACGCATCGGCGAGTTCCTGCGGCAACACGTCCAGTAG
- a CDS encoding VOC family protein, with amino-acid sequence MKRTWTIIGVSDVPLSFKWYQSLFGQPATRPAHPDFGQILDSDETVLLCLHQWGVEDHPSLMSPGEGTPGNGLLLFFRVDDFDMALQRARALVVRLEENPHVNPNTRTSEFSLRDPDGYYVTISALEGRTKRSTRPRPRAGSGRAKRASGRGR; translated from the coding sequence ATGAAACGCACGTGGACGATCATCGGGGTGAGCGATGTGCCGCTGAGCTTCAAGTGGTACCAGTCGCTGTTCGGCCAGCCGGCGACGCGTCCCGCCCATCCCGACTTTGGTCAGATCCTCGACTCGGATGAAACGGTGTTGCTCTGCCTTCACCAGTGGGGCGTCGAGGACCATCCCTCCTTGATGAGCCCCGGCGAGGGCACTCCCGGCAACGGACTCCTCCTGTTCTTCCGCGTCGACGATTTCGACATGGCACTGCAAAGGGCACGCGCCCTTGTGGTTCGGCTCGAAGAGAATCCTCACGTGAATCCCAACACTCGAACCAGTGAGTTCTCGCTCCGAGATCCGGACGGATACTACGTCACCATCAGCGCGCTAGAGGGCCGAACAAAGCGCTCCACCCGACCGCGGCCACGAGCGGGTTCCGGCAGAGCGAAGCGCGCGTCTGGCCGTGGCCGGTGA
- a CDS encoding SGNH/GDSL hydrolase family protein — protein MPNRRLTFVFQRLALIAFGLIFGLLVTEAALQLGAYAYRQWTGTRLEFAGPRISGRTRIACIGDSNTFGIWTDPQQTYPAQVRTLLTEAVGPDRFEIFNLGVPGAPSGSFGQRLNELLDTFEPDVVIAMVGVNNLLRDPEEPVEAGQPMYARFVRALKQASRLYQVYRFVVRGWQASTLALQPEFETHDAVGTAILHLDDHAIAIGSHLQQKNFAERRRSKMQLIEDLDWMNAVCQARGVRFVVMTYLSKEQLYGEINETIRAAVEERHLTLIDNAITLTNPTPDMFLPDQHPTAAGYAVVARNVADFLLRKSPQ, from the coding sequence ATGCCGAATCGGCGCCTGACCTTCGTGTTCCAGCGACTGGCGCTGATCGCCTTCGGTCTCATCTTTGGCTTGCTCGTGACCGAGGCGGCGCTGCAGCTGGGCGCCTACGCGTACCGCCAGTGGACTGGAACGCGCCTCGAGTTCGCCGGGCCACGCATTAGCGGACGCACGCGGATTGCGTGCATCGGCGACTCCAACACGTTTGGTATCTGGACCGATCCGCAGCAGACGTACCCGGCTCAAGTTCGGACGCTCCTGACTGAGGCGGTTGGTCCCGATCGCTTCGAAATCTTCAATCTCGGTGTTCCCGGCGCTCCGTCGGGCAGTTTCGGTCAGCGTCTGAATGAGTTGCTCGATACCTTCGAGCCCGACGTGGTCATTGCCATGGTTGGAGTAAACAACCTGCTCCGTGATCCGGAAGAACCGGTTGAAGCCGGTCAGCCCATGTACGCTCGGTTCGTCCGCGCGCTCAAGCAAGCGAGTCGGCTCTATCAAGTGTATCGCTTCGTGGTGCGCGGCTGGCAGGCTTCAACGCTGGCGCTGCAACCTGAATTCGAAACACACGACGCGGTGGGAACCGCGATTCTCCATCTGGACGATCACGCGATCGCCATTGGCTCTCATTTGCAGCAGAAGAACTTTGCGGAACGACGTCGTTCCAAGATGCAGCTCATCGAGGATCTGGATTGGATGAACGCGGTCTGCCAGGCGCGCGGCGTCCGCTTCGTGGTCATGACATATCTGTCGAAGGAGCAACTCTACGGCGAGATCAACGAGACGATCCGCGCCGCGGTGGAGGAGCGGCATCTGACGCTGATCGACAACGCGATCACCCTCACCAATCCGACGCCGGACATGTTTCTCCCCGACCAACATCCAACGGCGGCCGGCTACGCGGTCGTCGCACGCAACGTCGCTGATTTCCTCTTGCGCAAGAGTCCCCAGTGA
- a CDS encoding DUF4160 domain-containing protein has product MPAISIFFGIVIKMFYNEHEPVHFHAEYQGQRGKFDLAGRMVVGNIESKTALRLIRQWAREREAGIRTNWQRMKAGKPLETIAPLR; this is encoded by the coding sequence ATGCCGGCAATCTCGATATTCTTCGGAATCGTAATCAAGATGTTCTACAACGAACACGAGCCGGTGCATTTTCACGCCGAGTACCAGGGCCAACGCGGCAAGTTCGACCTCGCCGGTCGGATGGTGGTTGGCAATATCGAGTCCAAGACGGCGCTGCGCCTGATCAGACAGTGGGCGAGAGAACGTGAGGCGGGGATCCGCACCAATTGGCAGCGCATGAAGGCCGGCAAGCCGCTCGAAACAATTGCGCCATTGCGGTAG
- a CDS encoding MFS transporter: MALPALSEPIPPLAESNSRYSSYVLAVLVLVYIFNFIDRQILAILLQPIKDDLHISDTALGFLSGFAFAAFYTTMGIPLARLGDVWVRRSLIALGLAVWSGMTALCGSARSFTELALARIGVGIGEASCTPAAHSLLSDYFPPHRRATALSIYSAGIYIGVGIGFWLGGWVNDALGWRAAFLVVGLPGCALAVLVRLTIREPIRGAYDRVSHAGTAPRLGEVLGALRGLRAFWLLSFAGAFQAFGSYGLGNWIAVFYIRVHHMKPAQLGVYLALITASSGACGSFLGGWSADRLQRRNPRARFYVAAFGAALGAPLNWLVLLQSDASVALALAVPAGLCNAMWLGPSASLVQEMVVPEMRAVAASVFLFIVNLIGLGAGPQTVGILNDLFGHPESIRYSLMLVVLGNGLAAVLFVRAARAARLASA; encoded by the coding sequence ATGGCACTGCCTGCGCTCTCCGAGCCGATCCCGCCGCTGGCTGAGTCGAACTCGCGTTACAGCAGCTACGTCCTCGCCGTCTTGGTGCTGGTGTACATCTTCAACTTCATCGATCGCCAGATCCTGGCGATCCTGCTCCAACCGATCAAAGACGACCTGCACATCTCTGACACCGCGCTCGGATTTCTGTCGGGCTTCGCGTTCGCCGCGTTCTACACCACGATGGGCATTCCGCTGGCGCGACTGGGCGACGTCTGGGTGCGCCGCTCGTTGATCGCGCTGGGCCTGGCCGTGTGGAGCGGCATGACAGCGCTGTGCGGCTCGGCGCGCAGCTTCACCGAACTTGCGCTCGCGCGCATCGGCGTCGGTATCGGCGAGGCGAGCTGCACGCCGGCAGCGCACTCGCTGCTCTCGGACTACTTCCCGCCGCATCGTCGCGCCACCGCGCTGTCGATCTACAGCGCCGGCATTTACATCGGCGTCGGCATCGGCTTCTGGTTGGGAGGCTGGGTTAACGACGCGCTCGGTTGGCGTGCCGCGTTTCTCGTCGTCGGCCTGCCCGGCTGTGCGCTAGCCGTGCTCGTGCGCCTCACCATTCGCGAACCCATTCGCGGCGCATACGACCGCGTGTCGCACGCGGGTACCGCGCCGCGACTCGGCGAGGTGCTGGGCGCGTTGCGCGGTCTGCGCGCGTTCTGGTTGCTGTCGTTCGCCGGCGCCTTTCAAGCTTTTGGAAGCTACGGCCTCGGCAACTGGATCGCGGTGTTCTACATTCGCGTGCATCACATGAAGCCCGCGCAGCTCGGCGTGTATCTCGCGCTGATCACCGCCAGCAGCGGCGCCTGCGGCTCGTTTCTCGGGGGCTGGTCGGCCGATCGCTTGCAGCGCCGCAATCCGCGCGCACGCTTCTACGTCGCCGCATTCGGCGCCGCGCTCGGCGCTCCATTGAACTGGTTGGTGCTCCTACAGTCCGACGCCAGCGTGGCGTTGGCGCTCGCGGTGCCGGCGGGCCTATGCAACGCCATGTGGCTGGGGCCGAGCGCATCGCTTGTGCAAGAGATGGTGGTGCCGGAGATGCGCGCGGTGGCCGCCTCGGTGTTCTTATTCATCGTCAATCTCATCGGCCTCGGCGCCGGGCCGCAGACAGTCGGCATTCTCAACGACCTCTTCGGCCACCCCGAATCGATTCGCTACTCGTTGATGCTGGTCGTGCTCGGCAACGGACTCGCGGCGGTGTTGTTTGTACGGGCCGCCCGCGCGGCGCGGCTGGCATCAGCGTAG
- a CDS encoding M24 family metallopeptidase produces MNARVEAVQAALQADGIDAWLFYDFRGSDPLAYRVLDLPQAELTRRWFYCVPATGSPRALVSAVEPDALAALPGEHIVYRDWRELRAGLTRLLHGHSRVAMQYSPECAIPYISRVDAGTIELVRTCGVTVVSSADLVQRCEAVWTPAQYAGHCRAAHGLRATVDETFDYIAERIRSGGALDEVAVQHFMLECFRRRDLVTSKPPIVAVDAHSANPHYGPTPTTALPIRRDSFVLLDLWAKEPDGLYADITWTGVVSDRVPPEPAAVFAIVRDAREAAITHVRSAVRAGRSICGAEVDDVARAVIQTAGYGDYFVHRTGHSIGTEVHGNGANIDGFENPDHRRLLPHTCFSIEPGIYLPGQFGVRSEVDVYLSETDAEVTGAPAQDTVVAILAEGMRTA; encoded by the coding sequence ATGAACGCGCGCGTCGAGGCGGTGCAAGCCGCGCTGCAAGCGGATGGCATCGACGCCTGGCTGTTCTACGACTTTCGCGGCAGCGATCCGCTCGCTTACCGTGTGCTCGATCTGCCGCAAGCTGAGCTGACGCGGCGCTGGTTCTACTGCGTCCCAGCAACCGGCTCGCCCCGTGCGCTAGTGTCTGCGGTTGAGCCCGACGCGCTGGCGGCGCTTCCGGGCGAGCACATCGTCTATCGCGATTGGCGCGAGCTGCGCGCCGGACTGACGCGCTTGCTCCACGGTCACTCGCGCGTCGCGATGCAGTACTCGCCCGAGTGCGCGATTCCGTACATCAGCCGGGTCGACGCCGGTACGATCGAGTTGGTGCGCACGTGTGGCGTCACGGTCGTCTCGTCCGCTGATCTCGTGCAGCGCTGCGAGGCGGTGTGGACGCCGGCGCAATACGCCGGCCATTGCCGCGCCGCGCACGGTCTGCGCGCCACCGTCGATGAGACTTTCGACTATATTGCCGAGCGCATCCGGAGCGGCGGCGCACTCGACGAGGTCGCGGTTCAGCACTTCATGCTCGAATGCTTTCGACGCCGCGACCTCGTGACCAGCAAGCCGCCGATCGTGGCGGTCGACGCGCACAGCGCCAACCCCCACTATGGTCCCACACCAACGACGGCGCTGCCTATTCGGCGCGACAGCTTTGTGTTACTCGACCTGTGGGCAAAGGAACCTGACGGCTTGTACGCAGACATCACCTGGACCGGAGTGGTCAGCGACCGGGTCCCGCCAGAACCGGCCGCGGTGTTCGCGATCGTGCGTGATGCGCGCGAGGCAGCCATCACACATGTGCGCAGCGCAGTACGCGCTGGTCGCTCGATATGCGGCGCGGAGGTCGACGACGTGGCGCGCGCGGTGATTCAAACGGCCGGGTACGGCGACTACTTCGTTCACCGCACCGGACACTCGATTGGCACCGAGGTCCACGGCAACGGCGCCAACATCGACGGCTTCGAGAACCCGGATCATCGCCGCCTGCTGCCGCACACGTGTTTCTCGATTGAACCCGGCATTTATCTTCCCGGCCAATTTGGCGTCCGCAGCGAAGTCGACGTGTACCTGTCCGAGACCGATGCGGAAGTCACGGGTGCGCCGGCGCAAGACACGGTCGTGGCCATACTCGCAGAAGGAATGAGGACCGCATGA
- a CDS encoding twin-arginine translocation signal domain-containing protein yields MDRRDVLKLVALTVAVASTGIGVSSGGELPSTLKDQLVASKYVYIASERKGGGFSKPAEIWFFYYQDAVWVGTPSTTWRAKRIKAGRRTAKIAVGSLGGPSFEATGEFVKDPTVYEKMFETYAKKYPDGWPKFEQKFRDGFKDGSRVLIKYTPK; encoded by the coding sequence ATGGATCGACGAGATGTGTTGAAGTTGGTCGCGCTCACGGTCGCCGTGGCGAGCACAGGGATTGGCGTCAGTTCCGGAGGCGAGTTGCCCTCGACCCTGAAGGACCAGCTTGTAGCGAGCAAGTACGTCTACATCGCCAGCGAGCGCAAGGGCGGGGGCTTCAGCAAGCCGGCAGAGATCTGGTTCTTTTACTACCAAGACGCGGTCTGGGTCGGCACGCCGTCAACCACGTGGCGCGCCAAGCGGATCAAAGCGGGGCGCCGCACGGCGAAGATCGCCGTCGGCTCGCTCGGCGGCCCGAGCTTCGAGGCCACCGGCGAGTTCGTGAAAGATCCGACGGTGTACGAGAAGATGTTCGAGACCTACGCGAAGAAGTATCCCGACGGCTGGCCGAAGTTCGAACAGAAGTTCCGCGATGGATTCAAGGACGGCTCGCGGGTGCTGATCAAGTACACTCCGAAGTGA
- a CDS encoding chlorite dismutase family protein, with protein MADQAHSAETPTPDTIGWAVLHLFYRIDRARWQGLPQAARATAIAQFQTWLGSALGEEGLQLIPIAGIAKSDVNFMAVHPDPRRVQRLGQEIAATTLGACLVPVYSFLSISEVSEYMSGPADWERQLVEEQKMDPASPEFAAGMKAFSKRMAAYAEARVHPRLPDNFPMVCFYPMSKARDEARNWYTLEFADRKRYMGGHATTGRRFADRVTQLISSSTGLDDWEWGVTLFARDLKSLRDVVYEMRFDPGSAIYGQFGQFYVGIRFTPDEMADVLKL; from the coding sequence ATGGCTGACCAGGCGCACTCCGCGGAGACGCCGACGCCCGACACAATCGGCTGGGCCGTCCTGCATCTCTTCTACCGCATCGATCGTGCGCGCTGGCAAGGACTGCCACAAGCAGCCCGCGCGACGGCCATCGCTCAGTTCCAGACCTGGCTCGGCAGCGCGCTGGGAGAGGAAGGGTTACAGCTCATACCGATCGCCGGCATCGCGAAGTCGGATGTGAACTTCATGGCGGTGCATCCGGACCCGCGCCGCGTGCAGCGGCTGGGTCAGGAGATCGCCGCGACGACCCTCGGCGCCTGTCTCGTACCGGTGTATTCGTTCCTCTCGATCTCGGAGGTCAGCGAATACATGTCGGGTCCAGCCGATTGGGAGCGCCAACTCGTCGAAGAACAGAAAATGGATCCAGCTTCGCCCGAGTTCGCCGCGGGCATGAAGGCGTTTAGCAAGCGCATGGCGGCGTATGCCGAGGCGCGCGTACACCCGCGGTTACCGGACAACTTTCCGATGGTCTGTTTCTACCCAATGAGTAAAGCGCGCGACGAGGCGCGCAACTGGTACACGCTCGAGTTCGCCGATCGCAAGCGCTACATGGGCGGCCACGCGACAACCGGACGGCGCTTCGCGGATCGTGTCACTCAGCTCATCAGCAGCAGCACCGGCCTCGACGATTGGGAATGGGGCGTCACCCTGTTCGCCCGCGACCTCAAGAGCCTGCGCGATGTCGTTTACGAAATGCGCTTCGATCCAGGTAGCGCGATCTACGGCCAGTTCGGCCAGTTCTACGTCGGCATCCGCTTCACTCCCGACGAGATGGCGGACGTGCTCAAGTTGTAG
- a CDS encoding cytidine deaminase, which produces MDVPSRELTPDDLELIEFARRIVDANTDGEFGVHTMGAAVRAANGEMYGGINVYHYTGGPCAELVALGHARASGARELRTIVAVGNCGRGPQGPCGRDRQILFDYHPAIRVIMPTPDGVRSVHIADLLPLGTVRHDAE; this is translated from the coding sequence ATGGACGTTCCCAGCCGCGAGCTGACGCCAGACGACCTGGAGCTGATCGAGTTCGCGCGGCGAATCGTCGACGCCAACACGGACGGTGAGTTCGGCGTCCACACAATGGGCGCCGCGGTGCGCGCGGCCAACGGCGAGATGTACGGCGGCATCAACGTTTATCACTACACCGGCGGTCCGTGCGCCGAGCTCGTGGCCCTCGGTCACGCCCGCGCCTCCGGTGCTCGAGAGCTCAGGACCATCGTCGCCGTAGGCAACTGCGGGCGTGGTCCGCAGGGCCCCTGCGGTCGCGACCGGCAGATCCTCTTCGACTACCACCCGGCCATCCGCGTGATCATGCCGACGCCCGACGGCGTCAGGAGCGTCCACATCGCCGACCTGCTCCCGCTCGGCACGGTCAGGCACGACGCGGAGTGA